Proteins found in one Candidatus Brocadia sp. genomic segment:
- a CDS encoding 1-acyl-sn-glycerol-3-phosphate acyltransferase → MQKLYQILFTLYSWVLFVSLWMLSTLTAVILSIDTKEKENVFNTIERFFSRIAFKLLGMKVEIQGLENIPRKEPVIFISNHQSMMDIKLSLAFIPVNFSFISKDTVFYVPVLGAYMTASGHIPIQRTEDRKAYATLLTAVNKLTAKKSLVVFPEGTRSEDGTLGAFKRGISLIVLKSGRRVVPMAICGSNQFMPKRGWLSHPEKRSVRISFGKPLSFDSSRTDREYTIYVIDKLQQEVSKLMGYKQ, encoded by the coding sequence ATGCAGAAATTGTATCAGATACTGTTTACATTATATTCGTGGGTGTTATTTGTTTCACTCTGGATGCTTTCTACGTTGACTGCGGTAATTCTGAGCATTGATACAAAAGAAAAGGAGAATGTATTTAATACGATAGAAAGGTTCTTTAGCCGAATTGCATTTAAACTTCTCGGTATGAAGGTAGAAATTCAGGGTTTAGAGAATATACCCAGGAAAGAGCCGGTTATTTTCATCTCAAATCACCAAAGTATGATGGACATTAAACTCTCTCTCGCCTTTATCCCCGTAAACTTTAGCTTTATCTCAAAGGATACGGTCTTCTATGTCCCTGTTCTGGGGGCGTATATGACCGCATCGGGACATATCCCCATCCAAAGGACGGAAGACAGAAAGGCATATGCTACCCTTTTAACGGCCGTTAATAAATTAACGGCAAAAAAGTCGCTTGTAGTATTTCCCGAAGGGACAAGAAGTGAGGATGGGACGTTGGGTGCATTCAAAAGGGGTATTTCACTGATAGTTTTGAAATCTGGAAGAAGGGTCGTGCCAATGGCCATTTGTGGCAGTAATCAATTCATGCCAAAACGCGGGTGGTTATCCCACCCGGAAAAGAGATCTGTGAGAATATCCTTCGGCAAACCTCTTTCTTTTGACAGTTCAAGGACAGATCGGGAATACACGATTTATGTAATAGACAAATTACAGCAAGAGGTGTCAAAGTTGATGGGCTATAAACAATAA
- a CDS encoding PilZ domain-containing protein has product MSSKKKVMKIFEQLSLPELHEARICIEDLITKREGSATKSKKETNKAEDKLSGLQRRERFYNIFPCKIKKINELRKSAFLGTVVDISQGGLRLKTKKKIATGNILVIFPEKKEEAGILALSPDYDRIGNKIFVEVIRVKELMGMSEIGCKFLPRDSLLFNIIV; this is encoded by the coding sequence ATGTCTTCTAAAAAAAAGGTAATGAAAATATTTGAGCAGCTATCTCTACCTGAACTCCATGAGGCCAGGATTTGTATTGAAGACCTGATTACAAAACGGGAAGGAAGTGCCACTAAATCAAAAAAAGAAACAAACAAAGCAGAAGACAAATTGTCAGGCCTGCAGAGACGCGAACGATTTTACAATATCTTTCCCTGTAAAATTAAAAAGATCAATGAATTAAGAAAGTCGGCCTTTTTAGGGACAGTTGTTGACATTTCTCAAGGTGGGTTACGGCTGAAAACAAAGAAAAAAATAGCCACGGGTAATATACTGGTCATTTTCCCTGAGAAAAAAGAAGAAGCAGGAATTCTGGCACTTTCCCCTGACTATGACCGCATTGGGAACAAGATTTTTGTAGAAGTAATTCGTGTGAAAGAGTTAATGGGAATGTCTGAAATAGGTTGCAAATTTTTGCCTCGCGACAGCCTGCTCTTCAATATCATTGTATAA
- a CDS encoding tetratricopeptide repeat protein, with amino-acid sequence MKKTLTGICLILSILGCTSSNKRYNQADQYQLAMQFNNLGAKYVNKDMTDEAIMQFKRALLMKPDFAEAHNNLGVAYCRQQMFDDAIAEFKLAIKINPDYSKAHDNLGFAYRNKNMFNEAIAEHNLALKINPQDLEAKKNLDLAKEGKKIYEKTREYQIANKDIAPGSITGYNQYSRGFFDEAIMSFKKVLEEDPTDMMASCYLGHTYAMKGMLDDAIRLYKEILARDASNVLIRLSLGEAYLGKGLCDEAILEYETILKTNPNNTRAFYKLGEAYTEKGLLKKAAVFYNKAIVSNPNFLAAYDKLGTVYFQEGLYDEAISSWKKLLEINPASAKAHYNLGVAYAGKNMLEDAITEFKKTINTNPANADARYNLAYAYEEKGMIDEAVAEYKKALDINSSEPGKNNRETVNTQEESEKVIVTFDKHDS; translated from the coding sequence ATGAAAAAAACACTGACAGGTATTTGTCTCATCCTGAGTATTCTTGGCTGCACCTCTTCGAATAAAAGATATAACCAGGCCGATCAATATCAATTAGCAATGCAGTTTAATAATCTCGGTGCAAAATACGTAAACAAAGATATGACCGATGAGGCGATCATGCAATTTAAGAGGGCGCTCTTAATGAAACCTGATTTTGCAGAAGCTCATAACAACCTTGGTGTTGCTTATTGCAGGCAACAGATGTTTGATGATGCAATAGCTGAATTTAAACTGGCAATTAAGATTAATCCTGATTATTCCAAGGCACACGATAACCTCGGATTTGCATACAGAAACAAAAACATGTTTAATGAGGCTATTGCAGAGCATAATCTGGCGCTGAAAATAAACCCTCAGGATTTAGAGGCAAAGAAGAACTTAGACTTAGCCAAAGAAGGGAAAAAGATATATGAAAAAACCAGGGAATATCAAATAGCGAACAAGGATATAGCCCCTGGAAGCATCACCGGATACAACCAGTATTCAAGAGGTTTTTTCGATGAAGCTATCATGTCATTTAAAAAGGTCCTGGAAGAAGACCCCACTGACATGATGGCATCTTGCTATCTGGGTCATACCTATGCTATGAAGGGGATGCTTGATGATGCCATCCGTTTGTACAAAGAAATTCTTGCCAGAGATGCTTCGAACGTTCTCATACGATTGAGTCTTGGCGAGGCATATCTTGGGAAAGGACTTTGTGACGAGGCAATTCTGGAATATGAAACCATACTAAAGACCAATCCCAATAACACCCGTGCCTTTTATAAACTTGGTGAGGCTTATACAGAGAAAGGGTTATTGAAAAAAGCCGCTGTCTTTTATAATAAGGCAATTGTATCTAATCCAAATTTCTTAGCGGCATATGATAAGCTGGGGACCGTTTATTTTCAGGAAGGTTTATATGACGAAGCAATTTCTTCATGGAAAAAATTATTGGAAATAAATCCCGCTTCGGCAAAAGCCCACTACAATTTGGGAGTGGCTTATGCAGGCAAGAACATGTTAGAAGATGCTATAACCGAATTTAAGAAGACGATAAATACCAATCCCGCGAATGCAGACGCCCGTTATAATTTAGCATACGCTTATGAGGAAAAGGGAATGATAGATGAAGCGGTTGCAGAATATAAGAAGGCATTGGATATAAATTCAAGTGAGCCGGGTAAAAATAACAGGGAAACAGTGAATACACAGGAAGAATCTGAGAAGGTGATTGTTACATTTGATAAACATGACTCATGA
- a CDS encoding divalent-cation tolerance protein CutA — translation MTKALVIFVTASSIDEARKIGQTLVKEGKVACCNIVQSVESIFKWQGKLQVEREVLMICKTREELFDTVEKRVKQLHSYQVPEIIAVPITQGSKDYLDWVTKETELCSKHIEYLPSNGP, via the coding sequence ATGACTAAAGCGCTTGTAATTTTTGTGACGGCCAGTTCAATTGATGAAGCAAGAAAAATAGGTCAAACTTTGGTAAAAGAGGGTAAGGTCGCATGTTGTAATATTGTCCAGTCGGTTGAGTCTATTTTTAAGTGGCAGGGTAAATTACAGGTTGAACGCGAAGTGTTGATGATATGTAAAACGAGAGAAGAACTGTTCGATACAGTGGAAAAACGTGTCAAACAATTACACAGTTACCAGGTACCCGAGATTATTGCCGTACCAATCACGCAAGGTTCAAAGGATTACCTGGATTGGGTAACAAAGGAGACCGAACTCTGCAGTAAACACATCGAATATTTGCCCTCCAATGGACCTTAA
- a CDS encoding DUF433 domain-containing protein — MNTNIERIVSDPKICSGKPCIKGARIPVHIILDLLAAGENFDGIKKAYPNIIEEDIRACLSYASLLSDEEAGVTA, encoded by the coding sequence ATGAATACAAATATTGAAAGAATAGTATCTGATCCGAAGATATGCAGTGGCAAACCATGTATTAAGGGAGCCAGAATCCCTGTGCATATTATACTCGATCTTCTTGCAGCGGGAGAGAATTTTGATGGCATCAAAAAAGCATATCCAAATATTATCGAGGAAGACATCAGGGCATGTTTATCATATGCTTCTCTTCTTTCTGATGAGGAAGCAGGGGTTACAGCGTGA
- a CDS encoding type II toxin-antitoxin system RelE/ParE family toxin produces the protein MSYNLVYTRRAEKDIKKLDPSIKRQLSKAILKLQDNPLEHADKLTDPKIGTYRFKIGDYRVIFDIEGKDIVVLRVGHRKEIYKRH, from the coding sequence ATGAGCTATAACCTTGTTTACACCCGCCGGGCAGAAAAGGATATTAAAAAACTTGACCCTTCCATAAAGCGTCAGTTAAGCAAAGCCATCTTGAAATTACAGGATAATCCTTTAGAACACGCTGATAAACTGACAGATCCGAAAATAGGAACATACCGTTTTAAAATTGGTGATTATAGAGTTATTTTTGATATTGAAGGTAAGGATATTGTTGTTCTTCGTGTCGGTCATAGAAAAGAAATTTACAAAAGGCACTAA
- a CDS encoding ABC transporter ATP-binding protein: MDKEEFFTEDILAGKLYDRTVIKKLLSYVLRYKASGLLSVFMVLITTVLFLLGPYLFGYAIDHGINKGDKALIYRTALAILAIETLRLVLVVVQSYNIQAIGQKVMLDMRMELFHHIQSLPVSFFDKNPVGRIVTRLTNDIAAIGELFSAGVIVVIGDIFIIIGIFVAMFMLNLKLAVITLSVFPIIVIIALWFGSRMKNSFREIRRKLARINAYLNENITGMKVIQLFNREKKNYDKFDEINDDYLKEQVKYIRYFAVFQPAINMVSALAVGLVLWYGAVRYMHGFLTLGVLVAFLAYIHDLFDPIRDIVEKYNIFQGAMASSERVFGLMRGPSEVDYFISHPSKEVPKRDFKGEIEFQNVWFAYNGSDYVLKDISFHIETGQSVALVGVTGSGKTSIASVLTRLYEIQKGTILLDQIDIGKIEKVGLRYVIGLVSQDVFLFAGTLRDNITLFNPVSDSQVLGTIGELGLMPFIDRMPRGLDMEIAERGANLSVGERQFISLSRIIIYDPRVIILDEATSSMDPLSEVLIQNAIQKVTRGMTSIFIAHRLSTILHCDKIIVLNKGEKVEEGSHEELLRQGGLYSQLYKVYMKEALIGHG; this comes from the coding sequence ATGGATAAAGAAGAATTTTTCACCGAAGACATTTTAGCTGGCAAATTATACGATAGGACGGTTATCAAAAAACTGCTTTCGTATGTATTGCGCTATAAGGCATCAGGCTTGCTCTCCGTCTTTATGGTACTCATCACCACCGTTTTGTTTTTACTCGGTCCGTACCTCTTTGGATATGCAATTGATCATGGTATTAACAAAGGGGATAAAGCATTAATATACAGGACGGCATTGGCCATCCTGGCTATTGAAACATTGCGTCTGGTATTGGTGGTGGTGCAAAGTTATAATATTCAGGCCATTGGGCAGAAGGTTATGCTCGATATGCGCATGGAGCTTTTTCATCACATCCAATCACTTCCCGTTTCTTTTTTTGATAAAAATCCTGTCGGGCGGATCGTTACACGCCTGACCAATGACATCGCGGCTATTGGAGAACTCTTTTCAGCCGGCGTTATTGTAGTAATCGGTGACATCTTTATTATCATTGGCATATTCGTAGCTATGTTTATGCTAAACTTGAAACTTGCGGTTATTACCCTCTCCGTCTTTCCAATTATTGTGATAATTGCCCTCTGGTTTGGTAGCCGCATGAAGAACTCATTTCGGGAGATACGGCGTAAGCTGGCACGTATCAATGCCTATCTCAATGAAAACATTACGGGGATGAAAGTCATTCAGCTCTTTAATCGTGAAAAAAAGAATTATGACAAATTTGACGAGATCAACGATGATTATTTGAAAGAACAGGTCAAATATATCCGTTATTTTGCGGTATTCCAGCCGGCGATTAATATGGTGAGTGCACTGGCAGTTGGTCTGGTACTCTGGTATGGCGCCGTGAGGTACATGCACGGGTTCCTTACCCTTGGGGTCTTAGTGGCATTCCTGGCGTACATTCATGACTTATTTGACCCCATCAGAGATATCGTTGAAAAGTATAATATCTTTCAAGGTGCAATGGCGTCGTCCGAACGTGTATTTGGTCTCATGAGAGGACCATCTGAGGTAGATTATTTCATTTCCCATCCCTCAAAAGAAGTTCCCAAGAGAGATTTTAAAGGGGAGATAGAATTCCAGAATGTCTGGTTTGCATACAACGGCAGCGATTATGTATTGAAAGATATTTCTTTTCACATAGAAACAGGACAGTCTGTCGCACTGGTAGGGGTAACTGGCAGCGGGAAGACGTCGATCGCAAGTGTATTAACACGGCTCTATGAAATCCAGAAAGGTACTATACTGCTTGATCAGATCGATATAGGGAAAATAGAAAAAGTGGGGCTGCGATACGTCATTGGATTAGTCAGTCAGGATGTCTTTTTGTTTGCAGGCACATTGCGGGACAACATTACCCTGTTTAATCCTGTATCCGATTCACAGGTATTAGGGACCATCGGAGAATTGGGGTTAATGCCCTTTATCGACCGCATGCCCAGGGGACTCGATATGGAAATTGCCGAGCGTGGTGCAAATCTCTCGGTAGGCGAACGCCAATTTATCTCTCTCTCCAGGATTATCATTTATGATCCACGGGTGATAATCCTTGACGAGGCAACATCTAGCATGGACCCCCTCTCTGAAGTATTGATCCAGAATGCCATTCAAAAGGTCACACGGGGCATGACGTCCATCTTCATTGCCCATCGGCTATCCACCATCCTCCACTGCGACAAGATCATCGTATTAAACAAGGGAGAGAAGGTGGAAGAGGGCAGTCACGAAGAACTCCTGCGCCAGGGCGGTCTTTACAGCCAGCTTTACAAGGTGTATATGAAGGAGGCGTTGATAGGGCATGGGTAA
- the lptB gene encoding LPS export ABC transporter ATP-binding protein, producing MNLLRADGLTKSYGKRTVVNHVSFEVNDGEIVGLLGQNGAGKSTSFNMIIGVVRPDSGRVIFQNEDITDFPIYLRARKGMGYLCQEPSVFQRLTVEENILAILETHRYNSEEKYKRLIELLTEFNLKHLAKNKAFTLSGGERRRLEIARALASSPTMILLDEPFTGVDPIAVNEVQDILLRLKNRGIGLLITDHNVREALSITTHSYIISEGTVVAKGTTQEILNNPIARQSYLGDNFPTSEHRLTDFKDINSKKSIDADRKPIVRKDTIIK from the coding sequence ATGAATTTATTAAGGGCAGATGGGTTAACAAAATCATACGGTAAGCGCACCGTGGTAAATCATGTCAGTTTTGAGGTTAATGACGGGGAGATCGTGGGTTTACTCGGTCAAAACGGGGCGGGGAAAAGTACTTCCTTCAACATGATTATTGGTGTTGTTCGGCCGGATAGTGGCCGTGTGATTTTTCAAAATGAAGATATTACTGACTTCCCCATCTATCTGCGGGCACGGAAAGGGATGGGGTACTTGTGCCAGGAGCCATCCGTTTTTCAGCGGCTGACGGTAGAAGAAAATATCCTCGCCATCCTGGAGACACATCGATACAATTCCGAAGAGAAATACAAACGCCTGATCGAATTGCTTACCGAATTCAACTTAAAACATCTGGCAAAAAACAAGGCATTTACCCTATCCGGTGGTGAAAGAAGACGACTCGAAATCGCACGGGCACTTGCCAGTTCCCCCACCATGATCCTCCTTGACGAACCATTTACCGGTGTCGACCCAATTGCTGTTAATGAGGTGCAAGACATCCTCCTGAGACTTAAGAACAGGGGGATCGGTCTCCTTATCACCGACCACAATGTACGTGAAGCCCTCAGTATTACGACTCACTCATATATCATAAGCGAAGGCACGGTTGTTGCCAAAGGTACCACCCAGGAAATCTTAAATAACCCCATTGCACGCCAATCCTATTTAGGTGATAATTTTCCTACCAGTGAACATAGATTGACGGACTTCAAAGACATCAACAGTAAAAAGTCGATAGATGCCGACCGAAAACCCATTGTTCGCAAAGATACTATCATCAAGTAA
- a CDS encoding S26 family signal peptidase, translated as MADIKDQQTKSRVNDKTKKRKSKLRENIESIAIAVALAFAIRYFVVEAFKIPTGSMAPTLLGEHKDVKCPNCSWFFYADRQSESATCPNCQFGINLSAYCDICNNRIRYNWPAWLWRKGSCPRCKTTVAWSDLSNRVIHGGNRIVVNKFWYKFKDPQRWDVVVFVYPLYDLTCKNCATQLPDTEWHEGFRCPRCGSTRFSKKTKNYIKRLVGLPGEKLQIINGDIYTNGRIQRKPDSVQDTLWLPVYNSHYLAKETDGPTWITDSSAWEINEKSFVLDNMSQNNHDTSLVTFGRNIYDQNGYNNRSGSTEMGDVKLRFDVTLLKGSECLELVLEKNNNVFTAIIPTDDTDAKGRLMKDGKVVLETGIRLQNGHPHKIEFSNVDHVVSFSVDSEKVFVFDYDDGMVPDPRPFDTSKIRFGGTRIHGTFENIRIFHDIYYTNLSAGTWGTTEAIQLGEKDYFMLGDNSRNSNDSRVWKFVPEENLVGKAFFVFWPLDTMKFIR; from the coding sequence ATGGCTGACATAAAAGACCAACAAACAAAATCCAGGGTAAACGATAAGACAAAAAAACGGAAGAGCAAATTACGCGAAAATATTGAATCGATAGCCATTGCTGTCGCGCTGGCCTTTGCTATCCGCTATTTTGTGGTGGAGGCATTTAAAATCCCTACTGGCTCGATGGCGCCGACCTTATTGGGTGAGCATAAGGATGTGAAATGTCCAAATTGCAGCTGGTTTTTTTATGCCGACCGTCAAAGCGAAAGCGCTACGTGTCCCAATTGCCAATTCGGGATAAATCTTTCGGCTTATTGCGATATTTGCAATAACAGGATCCGCTATAATTGGCCGGCATGGTTATGGAGAAAGGGATCTTGTCCACGCTGTAAAACCACAGTCGCCTGGTCGGACCTGTCAAATCGGGTAATTCACGGTGGAAACAGGATCGTGGTCAATAAATTCTGGTATAAATTTAAAGATCCACAACGATGGGATGTCGTAGTGTTTGTCTACCCGTTATACGACCTTACCTGTAAAAATTGTGCCACACAACTTCCTGATACGGAATGGCACGAGGGTTTCCGTTGTCCCCGGTGTGGCTCAACAAGATTCTCAAAGAAAACGAAGAATTATATTAAACGTCTCGTTGGTTTACCTGGTGAAAAGCTTCAGATCATCAATGGTGATATTTATACCAATGGCAGGATACAAAGAAAACCTGATTCTGTGCAGGATACGCTGTGGCTACCGGTTTACAACAGTCATTATTTGGCGAAGGAAACTGACGGACCAACGTGGATAACTGACAGTAGTGCATGGGAAATTAATGAAAAGTCATTTGTTTTGGATAATATGTCACAAAACAACCATGATACGTCTCTTGTAACGTTTGGGAGAAACATTTATGACCAAAATGGTTACAATAACAGGTCTGGCAGCACGGAAATGGGTGACGTAAAGCTTCGCTTTGATGTGACGCTTTTGAAAGGTTCGGAATGTCTGGAACTTGTCCTTGAAAAAAACAACAATGTATTTACTGCCATTATTCCAACGGATGATACGGATGCAAAAGGTCGTCTTATGAAGGATGGTAAAGTCGTTTTGGAAACAGGTATCCGCCTGCAAAACGGACACCCGCACAAGATCGAGTTTTCAAATGTAGACCACGTGGTATCCTTCTCAGTAGATAGTGAAAAAGTTTTCGTATTTGACTATGATGACGGAATGGTACCTGATCCACGCCCATTTGATACCAGTAAAATTCGTTTTGGTGGTACCCGCATACATGGGACTTTTGAAAATATCAGGATTTTCCATGATATTTATTATACCAATCTCTCGGCTGGTACCTGGGGTACAACCGAAGCGATCCAGTTGGGTGAGAAGGATTATTTTATGCTCGGGGATAATAGCAGAAACAGTAACGATAGCCGCGTATGGAAGTTCGTCCCGGAAGAGAATCTTGTAGGGAAGGCATTCTTTGTATTCTGGCCTCTGGATACGATGAAGTTTATAAGATAA
- the lepA gene encoding elongation factor 4, producing the protein MSTDRIRNFCIIAHIDHGKSTLADRLLEKTNTITSREFRNQMLDDMDLERERGITIKASAVALKLVRDGKEYNLNLIDTPGHVDFSYEVSRSLGACEGALLLVDASQGVEAQTVANAYLAMEHNLAVIPVISKIDLPQSRPYDVLTEMEKTLGIDPADALMVSAKTGEGVGEIFGAIIKRIPPPKGNPNAPLKSLIFDSVYDEYRGVIVYLRIFDGSVKVGDEIYMMKTNRSFKVEEVGVFKPKMVAKDCLLAGEVGYCIANIKSIHDVKVGDTVTHNKERTEEALPGYRAPMPMVYCGVYPADNADFHVLREALERLSLNDSSFTFEPETSQALGFGFRCGFLGLLHMEIVQERLERESNINIVQTAPNVTYEILKTNKEVIKVDNPEKVPPVNEIEEFREPIVRASFVLPTEYVGTIMQFAEGRRGRYKGTEYLSEKRAILTYELPLAEIIFDFFDKMKSATRGYGTLDYDFIGYEPADLVKLDILVSGKRVDALSTIVHRKDAEMKGRRLVKKLKNEISRHLFEVVLQAAIGSRVIARETIRPIAKNVTAKCYGGDITRKRKLLEKQKEGKKRMKSIGNVEIPQKAFLSVLSVDE; encoded by the coding sequence ATGTCTACTGACAGAATTAGAAATTTCTGTATAATTGCGCACATTGACCATGGGAAGTCTACGCTGGCAGACCGGTTGTTGGAAAAGACGAATACCATCACATCCAGAGAGTTCCGTAACCAGATGCTGGATGATATGGATCTGGAGCGCGAACGTGGTATCACCATCAAGGCCAGTGCAGTTGCACTGAAACTGGTGCGGGATGGCAAGGAGTACAACCTCAATTTGATAGATACACCCGGTCATGTGGACTTCAGCTACGAAGTTTCCAGAAGTCTGGGCGCCTGCGAAGGAGCATTGTTGCTGGTTGATGCCTCACAAGGTGTCGAGGCACAGACAGTTGCCAATGCCTATCTTGCCATGGAACACAATTTGGCCGTCATTCCTGTTATCAGTAAGATCGACCTGCCGCAATCCCGGCCTTACGATGTACTTACTGAAATGGAAAAAACCCTGGGTATTGACCCGGCAGATGCGTTGATGGTCAGCGCAAAAACCGGGGAAGGCGTCGGTGAAATCTTTGGAGCCATCATCAAGCGGATACCACCGCCAAAAGGCAATCCCAATGCGCCGTTGAAATCCCTGATCTTTGATTCTGTCTATGACGAATATCGCGGTGTTATTGTGTATCTGCGTATCTTCGACGGCTCTGTTAAGGTGGGTGATGAGATATACATGATGAAGACGAACCGTTCTTTCAAGGTAGAAGAGGTCGGAGTATTCAAGCCAAAGATGGTAGCGAAAGATTGCCTCTTGGCAGGTGAGGTAGGCTACTGTATTGCCAACATCAAATCTATTCATGATGTCAAGGTAGGGGATACGGTTACCCATAATAAGGAACGTACCGAAGAGGCGTTGCCGGGGTATCGGGCACCCATGCCCATGGTATACTGCGGTGTCTATCCGGCAGATAATGCCGATTTTCATGTGTTGCGTGAGGCACTGGAACGGTTGAGCCTGAACGATTCGTCATTTACCTTTGAGCCGGAGACTTCACAGGCACTTGGATTCGGATTTCGGTGTGGATTTCTTGGTCTCTTGCACATGGAAATTGTCCAGGAACGACTGGAACGGGAAAGCAACATCAATATTGTGCAGACCGCTCCCAATGTGACCTATGAGATATTGAAAACCAATAAAGAGGTAATTAAGGTCGATAATCCGGAAAAGGTTCCCCCGGTGAATGAAATTGAGGAATTCAGAGAACCAATAGTGCGTGCCAGCTTTGTTTTGCCTACAGAATATGTCGGGACTATTATGCAATTCGCAGAAGGACGCAGGGGAAGATATAAGGGTACCGAATATCTCAGCGAGAAGCGAGCGATACTTACCTATGAGCTACCATTGGCTGAGATTATCTTTGATTTTTTTGACAAGATGAAATCGGCCACACGAGGTTACGGGACACTCGACTATGATTTTATCGGGTATGAGCCGGCGGACCTTGTAAAATTGGACATTCTTGTGTCAGGTAAACGCGTAGATGCCCTTTCAACCATCGTCCACAGGAAAGATGCTGAGATGAAAGGTAGAAGACTGGTTAAAAAACTCAAAAACGAAATTTCACGACACCTCTTCGAGGTAGTTTTACAGGCAGCGATCGGAAGCAGGGTTATTGCAAGGGAAACGATCCGTCCAATTGCGAAAAATGTAACAGCCAAGTGTTATGGTGGCGATATTACACGAAAACGAAAACTTTTGGAAAAACAGAAAGAAGGCAAAAAGCGAATGAAGTCCATCGGGAACGTGGAAATTCCACAGAAGGCGTTCTTGTCTGTATTATCCGTTGATGAATGA
- a CDS encoding ROK family protein, with protein sequence MGNYIIGIDLGGTNLKAGIVDTDGKILHRLSIKTNSHADSETISSQILSLITEIIQSAHRKESDMIGVGLGSPGLVDKKGETILFSPNLPRWRNIPIKRIVAERFSRPCILENDANAAAWGEKWVGAGKEVHSMVMLTLGTGIGGGIVIDNKLWRGANNVAAEIGHMVIQMDGPQCNCGNRGCVEVYASATGMVRRFKEVLKSGKSSSLQISDEITAKMISDAAFQGDRVSLDIIEETGRYLGIALINIMHVLNPEMIVLAGGMIGSGELLMNPIRQVTQRGAFEASYKDTKIVFSQLGNDAGIIGAAGCLLTELEISV encoded by the coding sequence TTGGGTAACTATATAATCGGGATAGATCTGGGAGGTACAAACCTAAAGGCAGGTATCGTAGATACGGATGGGAAAATTCTCCATCGCCTTTCCATAAAAACCAATTCTCATGCCGATTCAGAGACTATATCCAGTCAAATCCTTTCGCTGATAACTGAAATCATACAGAGCGCTCACAGAAAAGAATCTGATATGATAGGTGTTGGGCTGGGATCGCCGGGCCTTGTCGATAAAAAAGGTGAAACGATTCTCTTTTCCCCCAATCTGCCTCGCTGGCGAAATATTCCTATCAAACGCATAGTAGCAGAACGGTTTTCAAGGCCCTGTATATTGGAAAACGATGCCAACGCAGCCGCATGGGGCGAGAAGTGGGTAGGGGCAGGGAAGGAAGTTCATTCCATGGTGATGCTTACCCTGGGAACAGGGATTGGGGGTGGTATTGTTATCGATAATAAGTTATGGAGGGGTGCTAATAATGTTGCAGCTGAGATCGGTCACATGGTGATTCAGATGGACGGACCGCAATGCAATTGTGGCAATCGTGGATGTGTCGAGGTGTATGCATCGGCTACGGGTATGGTACGGCGTTTTAAAGAGGTATTAAAGAGCGGTAAATCTTCGTCATTACAAATTTCTGATGAAATTACGGCAAAGATGATTAGCGATGCTGCTTTTCAGGGCGACAGGGTGTCGTTAGATATTATTGAAGAGACGGGGCGTTACCTTGGTATTGCCCTTATTAATATTATGCATGTATTAAATCCGGAGATGATTGTATTGGCAGGCGGTATGATTGGTTCCGGGGAATTATTGATGAATCCCATAAGGCAGGTCACTCAGCGGGGGGCCTTCGAGGCATCATATAAAGATACGAAAATTGTGTTTTCGCAGCTTGGCAACGATGCGGGGATTATAGGAGCGGCAGGATGTCTACTGACAGAATTAGAAATTTCTGTATAA